The nucleotide window AGATTCAAAACAGATTGCCAGACGGTTGGCGCGTGAAGAAGGGATTATGTGCGGCATTTCATCGGGCGCAATTTTATGGGCGGCATTGAAGGTTGCAAATGAACTCGGAAGCGGCAAGCGCGTCGTTGCTTTACTGCCGGATTTAGGCGAGCGTTATCTTTCCACAGATTTTTTTGCCTGCGAAGAAGAGGGGTAAGAAACGATGAACGATGAAGTCGGAACGATGAACTAAAGAGCGAATTTTTGCCATGAAGCCTGTTACCTTGAATTTGTTCATCGTTCATCGTTCCGACTTCATCGTTTCTTTTAAGGAGGAACCATGCCAGCGCGTTGGACACACATTACGGCGGTTGTCAGTGACCTTGAACGTTCCATTCAATTTTATACATCTTTTTGCGGACTCCAACTCTTGCTTGACCGGCGTAAACAAGGTGGTTCAACGGTGTGGCTCGGTTATGAACCGGCGGAAGGTGAATACCCGACATTCATACTGGTATTGATGCAAGGCGAAGTGAAAAATCTTTTGGAGCATCTCGGTTTTCAATGCGAGTCGAAAGAACAGGTTGATGAGATAGCAGAAACGGCTCGCCAACAAGACATACTGGTTGAGCCGCCGACCTTCACAGGCGGCGCAGTCGGTTATTGGACAGTTGTGCGCGACCCCGACGGGCATCAAGTCGAATTCACCTTCGGGCAACCGCTAAAAGGGTTGGGTTAAATCAACGGAGATTCAATCAGAAGATAGCCGGGATAGAGAAAAAGTGATATGTGAAATTACCTCATTTTGAATCCCTCGACCGCGCACGGTTTGATCGTTTATAAAGTCATCAAGGCTATTCGGTCAGTGCAAGTGTGGCTTCAATACGATATTGAATCACGTCCGAAAAAAATCCTGTTCATCCTGTCTATCCCTGTTAATTTTTTATGCGACACGAAATGCAAAACCCTGACTTTCCATTTGCGGCAATCGTTGGCAACGAACAAGCAAAGCTTGCATTGATCTTGCTTGCGATTGACCGGCGTTTGAAAGGGGTTTTGATTTCTGCGCCGTTTGGTTCGGGAAAAAGTTTGCTGGCGCGAACTGCGCGAATGATTTTTGCCGATTCAATATCTCAACGCCTGCCGTTTATCGAAATCCCGAATGGCGTCACCGAAGACCGTTTGCTCGGCGGGTTGGATTTTGAGCGCACCCTGAAAACCGGAAAAAAAATATTCTCGAAAGGATTACTTGCGCAGGCTGATAGCGGAATTTTATACGCCGATGATGCGGCGATGCTTGAGGCGAAGGTGATAGATAAAATCGCTGCTGCGCTGGACACGCAGGCGGTGAATGTCGAACGCGATGGCTTGAGTCTGGCTACAGCAGCCAGTTTCGTGTTCATCGGCGCTTACTGCGCTCAAGAACGCGCGGTCAGTTCGTTGCTTCGTGAGCGGGTCGGATTGATTGTTGAAACCGATGGGGGAAATTCATTCGATGAGCGCCTCGAAATCACCAAACGGGTTTTGCATTTTGAAAAAACGGCGAAGCATTTTACCGGAGAATTTAAAGATGAGATGCGCGCTTTGCGAAGGCAAATAACGCAGGCAAAAAAGCTGCTGCCGGAAATTTCACTTTCGCGAGAAGGTATTGAACGTTTGTCTGCGGCTGCTTTGCGTCTTGGAATCGCAGGCAATCAGGCGGATATTTTTGCGTCGCGAGCGGCAATGGCGCACGCCGCACTCAAAAATCGACAATCTGTAAATGATGAAGATTTGATTGCGGCAATTCAACTGGTTCTATTGCCCCGTGCCCGGCGTTTACCGGATTTTGATGAGCGTTTGGAACAGTCAAATTCTGATTCCGAGAATCAATCAATTGGTGAGCAAAACCTGAATGGGCTTGAACAGACTTTAGCGCAAAATCACAGGGACTCGCCTTCAAATTCTCAAAACTCAGCAGGCTCCAACCCGATTGAAAATTTAATCATTCAGGCAATGGATGCCTTTTTGCCAAAAGATTTTTTGGCGGCGCTGTCAACCAATCAACAGCAACCGATTCGCAGACAAAAAGCTACTACGGGAAAACGCGGCGAAAAAAATAATCTGATGCGCGGGCGCAGCAATCGCGCGTTTGCTAAAAAAACACCGACGAAAAAAATTGCGGTTGCCGCGACCATTCGCGCCGCCGCTGCCTGGCAAAAGCGTCGGGCTGAAGTTGAGAAGACAGCAGCGAACGCCAAAATTAAAATCACTGCGGCAGATTTGCGTTTCAAGCGGTTCAAACAAAAATCCGGAATCCTGTTTATTTTCGCGGTTGATGCAAGTGGCAGCATGGCTTTAAATCGCCTGGCACAGGCTAAAGGCGCGATGACCCATTTATTGCAAGAAGCTTATATTCACCGCGACAAGGTTGCGATGCTCACTTTTCGCGGCAATCAGGCTGATGTGGTTTTGCCGCCGACGCGCAGCGTTGAATTAGCCAAGCGGGCTGTTGATGCCATCCCGACAGGTGGTAGCACACCGCTCGCCGCCGCTTTGATTAAAGCGATAGAGGTTGCCGGGCAGGCGCACTCGCAAGAGATTTCGCAGGCTGTTTTGTTGCTGTTTACGGATGGCAGAGCCAATATCGGTTTGGGTAAGAGAAATGAAAAATCAAAAAACAGTTCGGCTTTACTTCAAGAAGAACTTGGTCAACTCGGTCTGCTGTTAAAAGAGACCTTTATCACGTCTGTGGTTATCGACACCCGCGCGAATTATTTAGCAAACAATGACGGGCGAAATTTAGCCGCGACGCTTGCCGCTCAGTACATCTATTTACCACGCGCTGAAGGACGACATATTTATGAGAATATCAGTTCATTTACGAATAGATTACGGCAGGTTGAAACGCTAGGCTGAGAGAGCCGTGAAATTTTAAAGTGAACGAGGCTTTAGTGATTAGCTAAAGCCTCGTATTGATTCATTATCAGTTACCTTTTCCGCTGGCTTTACGTTGGGATTTGTCAACTTGACGTTGCGCCTTTGTCGGATTTTGCGTGGTAACCGGCGGTCCCTTGTATTCAGCGCGCGGATTCACTTGTTGCCGAGGCATTACCATCGGTTGAACCTGACGTTGTGGCGTCGGCATTTGCTGAACCGGCGGCTTCACCCGTC belongs to Acidobacteriota bacterium and includes:
- a CDS encoding VOC family protein, encoding MPARWTHITAVVSDLERSIQFYTSFCGLQLLLDRRKQGGSTVWLGYEPAEGEYPTFILVLMQGEVKNLLEHLGFQCESKEQVDEIAETARQQDILVEPPTFTGGAVGYWTVVRDPDGHQVEFTFGQPLKGLG
- the bchD gene encoding magnesium chelatase ATPase subunit D, translated to MQNPDFPFAAIVGNEQAKLALILLAIDRRLKGVLISAPFGSGKSLLARTARMIFADSISQRLPFIEIPNGVTEDRLLGGLDFERTLKTGKKIFSKGLLAQADSGILYADDAAMLEAKVIDKIAAALDTQAVNVERDGLSLATAASFVFIGAYCAQERAVSSLLRERVGLIVETDGGNSFDERLEITKRVLHFEKTAKHFTGEFKDEMRALRRQITQAKKLLPEISLSREGIERLSAAALRLGIAGNQADIFASRAAMAHAALKNRQSVNDEDLIAAIQLVLLPRARRLPDFDERLEQSNSDSENQSIGEQNLNGLEQTLAQNHRDSPSNSQNSAGSNPIENLIIQAMDAFLPKDFLAALSTNQQQPIRRQKATTGKRGEKNNLMRGRSNRAFAKKTPTKKIAVAATIRAAAAWQKRRAEVEKTAANAKIKITAADLRFKRFKQKSGILFIFAVDASGSMALNRLAQAKGAMTHLLQEAYIHRDKVAMLTFRGNQADVVLPPTRSVELAKRAVDAIPTGGSTPLAAALIKAIEVAGQAHSQEISQAVLLLFTDGRANIGLGKRNEKSKNSSALLQEELGQLGLLLKETFITSVVIDTRANYLANNDGRNLAATLAAQYIYLPRAEGRHIYENISSFTNRLRQVETLG